From one Triticum urartu cultivar G1812 chromosome 3, Tu2.1, whole genome shotgun sequence genomic stretch:
- the LOC125543164 gene encoding cyclic nucleotide-gated ion channel 4-like, with protein MPTDLSASRSSTSSPSSSSAASPHGGVHRPGDEREKGTPPGPGGKRRRRLAAIGPRARWAREWDRAYLLACAAGLMVDPLFLYAVSVSGPLMCVFLDGWFAAAVTALRCMVDALHAWNLLLRLRTACAPGEEKEEDDADADEEAQRVGGGAAPARLPRSKKGGLLLDVFVILPVMQVVMWVGIPAMIRAGSTTSVMTVLMVAFLFEYLPKIYHSVRFLRRMQNVAGYIFGTIWWGIALNLMAYFVAAHAVGACWYLLGAQRATKCLREQYCAGRVGGCAAGALACAEPLYYGGAGRLGGGAGADRLAWARNASARATCLDSGDNYQYGAYKWTVMLVANPSRLEKILLPIFWGLMTLSTFGNLASTTEWSEIVFNIITITGGLILVTMLIGNIKVFLNATTSKKQAMHTRLRSVEWWMKRKNLPQSFRHRVRQQERQRWAATRGVDECRIVRDLPEGLRRDIKYHLCLDLVRQVPLFHHMDDLVLENICDRVKSLVFPKGEVIVREGDPVQRMLFIVRGHLQSSQVLRNGGTSCCMLGPGNFSGDELLSWCLRRPFRERLPAASSTLVTLESTEAFGLEAADVKYVTQHFRYTFANEKVRRSARYYSHGWRTWAAVAVQLAWRRYRHRKTLTSLSFIRPRRPLSRCSSLGEEKLRLYTALLTSPKPNQDDLLL; from the exons ATGCCGACCGACCTCTCGGCGTCGCGCTCCTCGACGTCCTCGCCATCTTCCTCCTCCGCCGCGTCCCCTCACGGCGGCGTGCATAGGCCGGGGGACGAGCGCGAGAAGGGGACGCCCCCGGGCCCGGGCGGCAAGCGcaggcggcggctggcggcgatcGGGCCGCGGGCGAGGTGGGCGCGGGAGTGGGACCGGGCGTACCTCCTGGCGTGCGCGGCGGGGCTCATGGTCGACCCGCTCTTCCTGTACGCCGTGTCCGTGAGCGGCCCGCTCATGTGCGTCTTCCTCGACGGCTGGTTCGCCGCCGCGGTCACCGCGCTCCGGTGCATGGTGGACGCCCTGCACGCCTGGAACCTGCTGCTGCGGCTCCGGACGGCGTGCGCGCCgggggaggagaaggaggaggacgacgccgacgccgacgaggaggcgcagcgcgtcggcggcggcgcggcgcccGCTCGGCTGCCGAGGTCCAAGAAGGGGGGGCTCCTCCTGGACGTGTTCGTCATTCTTCCGGTGATGCAG GTGGTGATGTGGGTGGGCATACCGGCGATGATACGGGCCGGGTCGACGACGTCGGTGATGACGGTGCTCATGGTGGCGTTCCTCTTCGAGTACCTGCCCAAGATCTACCACTCGGTGCGCTTCCTCCGCCGGATGCAGAACGTCGCCGGATACATCTTCGGCACCATCTGGTGGGGCATCGCGCTCAACCTCATGGCCTACTTCGTCGCCGCCCAC GCGGTGGGCGCGTGCTGGTACTTGCTGGGGGCGCAGCGGGCGACCAAGTGCCTCAGGGAGCAGTACTGCGCCGGGCGCGTCGGCGGGTGCGCGGCCGGCGCGCTGGCGTGCGCCGAGCCGCTCTACTACGGCGGCGCCGGCAGGCTggggggcggcgcgggcgcggaCAGGCTCGCCTGGGCCCGCAACGCCAGCGCCAGGGCGACGTGCCTCGACAGCGGCGACAACTACCAGTACGGCGCCTACAAGTGGACCGTCATGCTCGTGGCCAACCCCAGCCGGCTCGAGAAGATCCTCCTCCCCATCTTCTGGGGCCTCATGACGCTCAG CACGTTTGGGAATCTGGCGAGCACGACGGAGTGGTCGGAGATAGTgttcaacatcatcaccatcaccggCGGCCTGATCCTGGTCACCATGCTCATCGGGAACATCAAGGTGTTCCTGAACGCGACCACGTCCAAGAAGCAGGCGATGCACACGCGGCTGCGGAGCGTGGAGTGGTGGATGAAGCGCAAGAACCTGCCGCAGAGCTTCCGGCACCGGGTGCGGCAGCAGGAGCGGCAGCGGTGGGCGGCGACGCGCGGCGTGGACGAGTGCCGCATCGTGCGCGACCTCCCCGAGGGCCTCCGCCGGGACATCAAGTACCACctctgcctcgacctcgtccggCAGGTGCCGCTCTTCCACCACATGGACGACCTGGTGCTCGAGAACATCTGCGACCGGGTCAAGTCCCTCGTCTTCCCCAAGGGAGAAGTG ATCGTGAGGGAAGGCGACCCGGTGCAGAGGATGCTGTTCATCGTGCGGGGGCACCTGCAGAGCAGCCAGGTGCTGCGGAACGGCGGGACGAGCTGCTGCATGCTGGGGCCGGGCAACTTCAGCGGGGACGAGCTGCTGTCGTGGTGCCTGCGGCGGCCGTTCCGGGAGCGGCTGCCGGCGGCGTCGTCGACGCTGGTGACGCTGGAGAGCACGGAGGCGTTCGGGCTGGAGGCGGCGGACGTCAAGTACGTGACGCAGCACTTCCGCTACACCTTCGCCAACGAGAAGGTGCGGCGGAGCGCGCGCTACTACTCGCACGGGTGGCGCACCTGGGCCGCCGTCGCCGTGCAGCTCGCGTGGCGCCGCTACAGGCACCGCAAGACGCTCACCTCGCTGTCATTCATCCGCCCACGGCGGCCGCTGTCCAGGTGCTCCTCGCTCGGGGAGGAGAAGCTGCGGCTCTACACCGCGCTGCTCACCTCGCCCAAGCCCAACCAGGACGACCTCCTGCTCTGA